The DNA window GTAGCGCCGGGCGACCAGCACGCCCTGCAGACGGCGCAGCAGTTGGTCGAATGTGGCGTCCGCCGCGGCGCCGGCCCGGCGGATCAGCACCGCCTCGGAGCGCAGGATCTCCTCGCCGATGATCTCCAGCCCGGCCTGCCGCAGGGTCGTCCCGGTCTCGACGACGTCGGCGATCACGTCCGCCACCCCGAGCTGGATCGACACCTCGACGGCGCCGTCGAGGCGGATGACCTCGGCGCTCACGCCGTGGTCGGCCAGGTGCTTGGCGACCAGGCCGGGGAACGAGGTGGCCACCCGCTGCCCGTTGAAGTCCTTGACCGACTTGCCCACACCGGGCAGCGCCGCGTAGCGGAACGTGGAGGCCGCGAAGCCCAGCGCCAGGACCTCCTCGGCCGGAGCACCGGAGTCCAGCAGCAGGTCGCGCCCGGTGATCCCGACGTCGAGCCGCCCGGACCCCACGTAGATCGCGATGTCGCGGGGGCGCAGGAAGAAGAACTCGACGTTGTTGGCCGGGTCGGCCAGCACGAGTTCGCGGCCGTCGCCGCGCTGCCGGTAGCCCGCCTCGCGCAGCATCGCCGCGGCCGGCTCGGCCAACGAACCCTTGTTGGGCACGGCAATGCGCAACATCGGAAGACCTCGGATCGGTGCGGCTACGGGCGGGGCTGAGCTACAGATGAGCGTATACGTCCTGCAGGCTCAGTCCGGTCGCCAGCATCAGGACCTGAAGGTGATACAGAAGTTGGGAGATCTCCTCGGCGGTCTTCTCCCGGCCCTCGTACTCGGCGGCCATCCAGACCTCGGCGGCCTCCTCGACCACCTTCTTGCCGATCGAGTGCACGCCGGCGTTCAGCGCCCGCACGGTTCCCGACGCCGGGTCGCCGGTGGCCGCCTTGCTGGTCAGCTCGGCGAACAGGTCCTCGAAGCTCTTGGGCAAGATTGATGTCCTGACGTTCGACGGATGGGCGCGGGCGGTCGGAACCGTACTACCGGGGGTAGTCGCGCAAGGCCAAGGCGGTCAGCAGCGCGGCCTGTGTCGCCTCGTAGCCCTTGTCCTCCTTGGCGCCGGGCAACCCGCTGCGGTCGTAAGCCTGCGCGTCGGTGTCGCAGGTCAGCACGCCGAACCCAACGGGGACGCCGGTGTCCACCGACACCTGGGTCAGCCCGATCGTGGCGGCCTGGCAGACATACTCGAAGTGCGGCGTCCCACCGCGCACCACCACGCCGAGTGCCACCACCGCGTCGTGACTGGCGGCCAGCCGCCGCGCGGCCACCGGAAGTTCGAACGTGCCGGGCACCCGAAGCACCGTCGGCTCGGCGACCGAGGCCTCGACCAGCGCCCGCTGCGCCCCGGCCAACAGTCCCCCCATCACCTCGGCGTGCCACTGGGCGGCCACCACCGCGACCCGCAGTCGGCTGCCGTCGATCGTCTTCGGCGCCGGCGCTCCGCCCCCGCTCATGGCGCTCCTCCGCTGCTCAGGTCCATTCGCCGCCGCCGTCGTAGGGGTCGCCGGACTCACCGCACTGGTCCCAGGTCGGCAGGGCGTGGCCCATCCGTTCCCGCTTGGTCCGCAGGTAGTGCTCGTTCTCCGGGCTCGGGGAGATGTAGGACGGCACTCGGGCGGCCACGGTCATCCCGTAGGCCTCCAACCCGGCGCACTTGCCCGGGTTGTTGGTGATCAGTCGTACCGAGCGCACCCCGAGGTCGGCCAGGATCCGGGCCCCGACCCCGTAGTCGCGGGCGTCGACCGGCAGGCCGAGGTGCAGGTTGGCGTCGACGGTGTCGTGGCCGGCGTCCTGCAACTCGTAGGCCCGCAACTTGTGGGCCAGCCCGATCCCGCGGCCCTCGTGCCCCCGGAGGTAGACGACGATCCCCTGGCCCTCGGCCTCGATCCGGGTCAGCGCCGAACGCAGTTGCGGGCCGCAGTCGCAGCGCAGTGAGCCGAACGCGTCGCCGGTCAGGCACTCGGAGTGGATCCGGACCAGGATGTTCTCGCCGCCGTGCACCTCGCCCTTGACCAGCGCGACGTGCTCGTCCTCCTCCGGCACCGGCAGGCCGTCGCGGGTGCGGTCGGCGTAGGCGTAGGCCCGGAACTCCCCGCCGACGGTGGGCAGTCGGGTCACCGCCAGGCGGACGACCCGCGACTCCAGGCGGCGCCGGTAGGTGATCAGGTCCTCGATCGAGATCAGGGCCAGGTCGTGCTCCCGGGCGAACTCGACCAGTTGGGGGAGGCGGGACATCGTCCCGTCCTCGTTGACGACCTCGCAGATCACGCCCGCCGGGGTCAGTCCGGCCAGCTGGGCCAGGTCGACGGAGGCCTCGGTGTGACCCGGGCGGCGCAGCACGCCGCCCTCGACGGCCCGCAGCGGGAACACGTGGCCCGGGCGGGTCAGCTCCCACGGCTCGGTGGCCGAGTCGACCAGCACCTTGATCGTGTGCGCCCGGTCGGCCGCGGAGATCCCGGTGCTGACGCCGTCGCGGGCGTCGACCGACACCGTGTAGGCGGTCTTCTTGCGGTCCTGGTTGACCACGGTCATCGGCGGCAGGTCGAGCCGGTCGAGGTCCGTGGCGGGCATCGGGACACAGACCACGCCGGACGTGTGCCGGATCATGAACGCCAGCAGTTCCGGGGTCGCTTTGGCGGCCGCGAAGACCAGATCGCCCTCGTTCTCGCGGTCCTCGTCGTCGACCACCAGCACGGCCTTGCCGGCGGCGATGTCCGCGACGGCCCGTTCGATCGTGTCGAACTCGACGGTGCGCAGCGGACGCACCACCGACGGCTTCGGGCGCTCGGCCCGGGCCGCCTCGTCCGCGGAGTCCGGGCCGATCACGCCGGGGTAGCCGCTACGGTGCGGCTCCCCCGGGACAGCACTCGGCTCGCTCACTGGGCCGTCCCCGGTGTCAGCAGTCGCTCGACGTACTTGGCCAGCACATCGACCTCCAGGTTCACGGCGTCGCCGGGCTCACGCAGACCCAACGTCGTCAGCTCCATGGTGGTGGGGATCAGGCTCACCGTGAAGGAGCGGTCGGATACTCCGGCCACGGTCAGGCTCACCCCGTCCACCGTTATCGAACCCTTCTCGACGACGTAGCGCAGCAGATGCGGCGGCGCATCGATCTCGACAACGGCCCAGTGCGGGTGCGGATTCCGGGACCGGACCACGCCGACCCCGTCGACGTGGCCCTGCACCAGGTGCCCACCCATCCGCGTGGACAGGGTGACAGCCCGCTCCAGGTTCACCCGGGCGCCCAACTCGATCTGCGCCAGCGACGACCGCTGCAGGGTCTCGCGCATGACGTCGGCGGTGAAGCCCTCCGGGCCGTGCTCGACGACGGTCAGGCACACGCCGTTGACCGCGATCGAGGCCCCGCGCTCGGCGTCGCCGACGACCGTGGCAGCCCGGATCGACAACCGGGCCGCGTCGTCGGGCAACTGCTCCAGCCCGACCACCTCGCCGAGTTCCTCGACGATCCCGGTGAACATCGCCTGTCACTCCCTCGCGCCGCGGATCGGCCTGGCCGTCAGCCGGACGTCCGACCCGATCTGCACAGTGTGGTCCAGACGCAGCCGCGGCGCCGAATCGATGTCCGGCGCACCCGCCCCGGCCAGCGTCGGAAGACCGTCGCCGCCGATCAGCACCGGCGCCACGTAGCCGATCACCCGGTCGATCAGGCCGGCCCGCAGGAAGCTGCCGGCCAGGTGCGCACCGCCCTCCAGCAGCGCCGACACGACTCCCTTCGCGTGCAGGACCGCGAGCACGGCAGGCAGGTCCAGGCCGGTCCCTGCGGGCCCGGCGGGCACCCCGAGAACCTCGGCACCGGCGGCGCGCAGTCCGTCGGCCGCCGCGCCGGCCTCCAGGGCTTGTGCCACCAGCACCAGGGTGGGCGCGGCGTCGTCGAGCACCCGGGCGGCGGCCGGGGTCCGGACCCGGGCATCGAGCACCACCCGTAACGGCTGACGGAGGGTCACTTGTGCTTTCCGGACGGCCAATTGCGGGTCGTCGGCCAGCACCGTGCCAGACCCGACCAGTACCGCGTCGGACTGCGCGCGCAGCCGGTGGGCATCAGCCCGGGCCTCGCTGGAGGTGATCCATCGGCTGCTGCCGTCGACGGCCGCCGTCCGGCCGTCCAGGCTGGCCGCGTACTTCCACGTGACGAACGGCCGGCCCAGCCGCGCGCTGGTCAGCCAGGCCTCGTTGACCAGTTCGGCCTCGGCCGCGAGCACCCCGGCCTCGGTCTGGACCCCGGCGCCTTGCAGGGTCGCGGCGCCACCCGCGGCCGTCGGGTTCGGATCGGGTACGGCGTAGACGACCCGGGCCACCCCGGCCGCCAGCAGGGCCTGCACGCACGGGCCGGTGCGCCCGGTGTGGTTGCACGGCTCCAGGGTCAGCACGCAGGTCGCCCCACGGGCCCGGGCGCCGGCCACCGCGAGCGCCTCGACCTCGGCATGCGGCCCACCGGCCTGGCGGTGGTAGCCCTCGCCGACCACTGCCCCGGCGGCGTCCAGCAGCACGGCGCCGACGACCGGATTCGGGCTGGTGGCGCCGATGCCCCGGGCGGCAAGCTCGAGCGCCCGGCGCATCGCCGCAAGCTCCGCCTGATTGGCCATCCGCGCAGTATCCCGCCCCACCCCCTTCCCCACTTCTGCTGCCTGTCCCACCTATCGCGGCGTCCCGATACGTGGGACAGGCAGCACAAGTGCGGTGGTCCGGGGGCTGGCCTCAACGGGGCGCGGCGGCCGCCTCGGCGGCGGCGCGAAGCCGGGCGATCGCCGCCACCGGGTCCTCGGCGTTGTAGACGGCCGAGCCGGCCACGAACACGTCCGCGCCGGCCTGCGCGCAACGCTCGATCGTCGCCGGGCCAACCCCGCCGTCGACCTGCAGCCACAGCGCCAGGTCCCGGCCGTCGATCAACTGCCGGGCCCGACGGATCTTCGGCACGACGAAGTCCAGGAACTCCTGCCCGCCGAAGCCCGGCTCGACGGTCATCAGCAGGAGCATGTCCAGCTCGTCCAGGAACTCTGTGCAGGACTCCAACGGCGTGGCCGGCTTCAACGCGCAACCGGCTCGCGCCCCGGCCCGGCGGATCGTGCGGGCCAGCCGCGACGGCGCGTGCGCGGCCTCGACGTGGAAGGTGACGCTGCCGGCGCCGGCCTCGGCGTAGGCCGGGGCCCAGCGATCCGGGTCGGCGATCATCAGGTGGCAGTCGACCGGCGTGGACACCGTCTTCAACAACGCCTCGACGATCGGCAGGCCCAAGGTCAGGTTGGGGACGAAGTGATTGTCCATCACATCGACGTGCAGCCAGTCCGCGTGCCCGGCGACCCGTTCGCACTCCTGCGCCAGGCGGGCGAAATCCGCCGACAGGATGCTCGGAGAGATCTGCATCCCCACGCTATCCGCCCACCTTTCCGGGCGCCGTGTCGACGGCCGCCGGCGCCGGCGGCGCGTCGCGCCGCGCCGAACGCAGCTGCCACGGGACGTTGGTGACCATCACACCGGGTTCGTACAGCAACCGCGCCTTCAGCCGGAACGCGCTCTGGTTGTGCAGGATCTGCTCCCACCATCGGCCGACGACGTACTCGGGCACGAACACGCACACCACGTCGCGTGGGCTGGACTTGCGGATGTCGCGGATGTACTCCAGCACCGGGCCGGTCAGGTCTCGATAGGGCGAGTCCAGCACGGTCAGCGGGATCGGTACTCCCCGGACCGCCCACTCCTCGAGCAGGGCCGCCGTGGCCTCCGGTCGGTTGTTCACGGTGAGCGCCGTCAGCGTGCTGGGTCGGGTCGCCCGGGCGAAGGCCAACGCCTTCAGCGTCGGGGTGTGCAGCTTGGACACCAGCACGACCCCGTGGATGTTGCTGGGCAGGGTCATCGCGTCCGGTGGAGGCTGCAGTTCGGCCTTCACCTTCGTGTAGTGCCGCTTGATGCTGCGCATCAACGCGAACAGGATCGGCATCGCGATGCAGACCAGGTAGGCGCCGTGGGTGAACTTGGTGATCAGCACGATCACCAGCACCAGCGCCGACAGGGTCAGGCCGGTGGCGTTGATGATCCGGGAGCGGAACATCGCCCGCCGCGCCTTCGGATCGGTCTCGGTGCGCAGCAGCCTGGTCCAGTGCCGGACCATCCCGGTCTGGCTGAGGGTGAACGAGACGAACACGCCGATGATGTAGAGCTGGATCAGTTTGGTGACGTCGGCGTTGAAGACGTAGATCAGGAAGCCGGCCAGGATCGCGAGCACGGCGATGCCGTTGCTGAACGCCAACCGGTCGCCGCGGCGGTGCAACTGACGGGGCGCCAGTTCGTCGCGGGACAGGATCGAGGCCAGCACCGGGAAGCCGTTGAACGCGGTGTTCGCGGCCAGGATCAGGATCAGCGCGGTCACCGCGGCCAGGTAGATGAACGGCGCGGAGTCCTTGCCGAACACCGCAGCGGCGACCTGGGCGATGATCGGGTCCTGGGTGTAGGTCGGCCCCGCGGGCTTGCCGTCGATGAGCAGATCGGTGGCCGGGGACTCGGCGATGCGGACGTGGGTCATCAGCCCGAGCGCGACGAGTCCGGCGAACATCGTCACCGCGATCGAGCCCATCAACGTCAGCGTGGTCGCAGCGTTCTTCGACTTGGGCGGCTTGAACGCGGGCACGCCGTTGCTGATCGCCTCCACCCCGGTCAGCGCGGCGCAACCGGAGGAGAACGCCCGCAGGATCAGGAAGACCAGCGCGAACCCGGCCAGGTGGGTCTGGGTCGGCACCACCGAGTAATGCGCCGTCGGCGCGCGCAGGTCCTGGCGCAGCACGACCGCCCGGAACAGCCCGACGCCCACCAGCACGATCACGCCGACCATGAACGCGTAGGTCGGGATCGCGAACGCCATACCGGCCTCGCGGATGCCGCGCAGGTTCATCATCGTCAGCACGAGGACCAGCAGCAGCGAGACCGACACCTTGTGGTCGACCACGAACGGGATCGCCGAGCCCAGGTTGTCCACGCCGGCCGCGATCGACACCGCAACGGTCAGCACATAGTCGACGATCAGGGCGCTGGCCACCACTATCCCGGCGTTGACGCCGAGGTTCGTGGTGGCGACCTCGTAGTCGCCGCCGCCGCTCGGGTACGCGTGCACGTTCTGCCGGTACGACGCGACGACCGTGGTCATCATCAGCACGACCGCGCCGGCGATCCACGCGCTGTAGTGGTAGAAGCTGACGCCCGCCAGCGAGAGCACGATGAAGATCTCCTGCGGCGCGTAGGCGACCGAGGAGAGCGCGTCCGAGGCGAACACGGGCAGCGCCACCCGCTTGGGCAGCACGGCGTGACCCAGCCGCTCCGAGCGCACCGGGGCGCCCAGGAACAAGCGCTTGGGGATCTGCCGCAGCTTGGACACGGGCGTCATCCTCCCGCTTGACCCCGTCGAACCATGAGCGGGGCGCCTCGACACCCGACTTCTGCTGCCTGTCGCACCTATGAGAGCGCTTCGATCGGTGGGACAGGCAGCAGAAGTGGAGAGCTGGTGGGTCAGCTCTCGCGGCGCAGCAGCGCCAGGAACATCGCGTCGGTCCCGTGGCGGTGCGGCCACAGCTGCACGAACGGGGCCGGGCCGGGGTTCGGGAGCTCGGGCAGCAGTGCGCAGGCGTCGAGCAGTTCGGTCCTCCGGCCGCTACGGGCGGCGCTCTCGCGGACCGCGTGCACCACCCCGACCGTCTCGACCCGGTGCGGCGAGCAGGTCACGTAGCCGACCAGGCCGCCGGGGCGCACGGCGACCAGCGCCCGCTCGAGCAACACCCGCTGCAGGTCGAACAGGCGGCCGACGTCGGCGGGTTGGCGCCGCCAGCGGGCCTCGGGGCGGCGGCGCAGCGCCCCCAGCCCGGAGCACGGGACGTCGAGCAGCACCCGGTCGAAGGTCGCGTCGGGCCAGGGCGGAGCCGTGGCATCGGCGGTGACCACCCAGGCCGGCCCGGCACCGGCCAGCGCACCGGCGACCAGGCGGGCGCGGTGCGGGGCCAGTTCGGCAGCCAGCAGGTGGGCACCACGCTGCGTCGCCAGCCCGTGCAGCAGGGCGGCCTTGCCCCCGGGGCCGGCGCAGGCGTCCAGCCACAGCTCGTCGCGGCCGGTGAGCGGGGCGGCGGCCAGTGCCGCGGCGACCAGTTGGCTGCCCTCGTCCTGCACCCCGGCCGCGCCGCTGCGGACCACCGCCAGGCTGCCTGGGGCCCCGGCCGAGAGCACGGCCCCGTGCGGGGACCAAGTGGTGGCGGTCAGCCCGGCCGCGACCAACTCCTCCTGGGTGCAGCGGCCCGGCCGGGCCGCGAGCGTCACCCGAGGGGCGAGGTTGTCCGCGGCCAGCGCCAGGGCGGTGTCGTTCCAGTCGCCGTCCAACGCGTCGGCGAAGGCCCGGACGACCCACTCCGGATGTCCGTGCCGAAAGGCCAACCGGGCCGCCGGGTCCGGCCCGCTCGCGGCGGCAAGTCGGTCGGTCCAGCCGTCGAGGTCGGCGGCGCCGACCTTGCGCAGCACCGCGTTGACGAACCCGGCCGGGGACTGGCCGATGGTCGCACGGCACAGGTCGACCGAGGCCGACACCGCCGCGTGCGGCGGGGTACGCATCGCCAGCAGTTGGTGGGCGCCCAGCCGCAACACGTCGCGGACCCCGGGGTCGACCCGGTCGCCGGCCCGGTCGATACAGGCATCGATCACCGCGTCGTAGGTCCCGCAGGAGCGCAGCGCGCCGTAACCGAGCTCGGTCGCGAACGCGGCGTCGCGAACGCTCAGCCCCCGTTCGGTGATCAGGCGGGGCAGCGCGAGGTTGGCGTAGGCGTCCCGCTCGCGCACCGTACGCAGCAGGTCGAATGCGGTACGTCGGGCGGGGTCGGAGTTACGCGGCTTGACGACGTCGGTGGCGACCTCCGGACGCCGGCGACCTCTGCTCACGTGAGTACTTCGCCCGGTTCCGGTCGGACGCCGCGCGCCCAGTCACCGGCCGGGAGCGGACGCTTGCCCTGACGGGTGACCTCGCCGAGTTCGACGACATGCGTCGCGGTGCCGACCCGCACGGCGTTGCGGGTGACGACCATCTCCCCCGGTGCCACGCCGGTCTCACCCGGGCACAACTTGACGGGCCCGAGCCGCAGGCGCTCCTCGCGGAACGTCGTCCAGGCACCGGGTGCCGGGGTGCAACCGCGGATGAGCCGGTCGATCCGCATCGCCGAGGCCGACCAGTCGACCTGCGCGTCGGCGACGCCGAGCTTGGGTGCCAGCGAGATCCCGTCCGTGGGTTGATCGACCGGGATCACCTCGCCGGTCGAGATGCCGTCGAGGGTGCCCAGCAGCAGTCCGGCGCCGGCCTCGGCCAGCCGGTCGAGCAGCGCCCCGCTGGTGTCGTCCGGTCGAATCGTCTCGGTGAGCACGCCGAAGACCGGACCGGCGTCGAGTTCCTTGACGATCCGGAACGTGCTGGCGCCGGTGACCTCGTCGCCGGCGATCACCGCGCGCTGCACCGGGGCGGCGCCGCGCCACGCGGGCAGCAACGAGAAGTGCAGGTTCACCCAGCCGTGCTTGGGAATCGCCAACAGCGGCTCCGGAAGCAGCCCGCCGTAGGCCACGACCGGGCAGCACTCCGGGTCGATCTCGATCAGCCGGGTGAGCAGGTCGGGGTCCCGCGGCCCGGCCGGGCGCAGCACCTCGAGCCCTTGCTCGAGCGCGACCTCGGCCACCGGACTGGGGGTCAGCACCCGCCCGCGACCGGCCGGGGCGTCGGGCCGGGTGAGCACCGCGACGACCTCGTGCTCGGAGTCGAGCAGGGTGAGCAACGAGGGCAGCGCGACCTCGGGCGTACCGGCAAAAACCAATTTCACGTGGCGCGACCGGCCGTGGCGTGCGGCGAGACGCGGATCTCGGGCGCGGCCTCCCCCGCCCACCGGGCCTCGCGGATCGCCCGCAGGGCCTGCTTGCGGGTCTCCCGGTCGAGGCGATCGATGAACAGGATCCCGTCGAGGTGGTCGGTCTCGTGCTGGACGCAGCGGGCCAGCAGCGCGGAGCCGACGACGGTGAGCGGCTCGCCGTGCATGTCCTGGCCCTTGGCCACCACGCGGGCGGCGCGCGGGGTGGGGAACGTCAGCCCGGGCAGCGACAGGCAACCCTCGCCGCCGTCATCCTCCTCGTCGGACAGCTCCAGCGACGGGTTGATCAGGTGCCCGAGTTCGCCGTCGACCCACCAGGTGAACACCCGCAAGCCGACGCCGATCTGCGGGGCAGCCAGTCCCGCGCCGGGGGCGTCGCGCATCGTTTCGGTCAGGTCGGCGACGAGGGTGCGAAGTTCCTGGTCGAACACCGTCACCGGTTGCGCGGGCGTGCGCAGCACCGGGTCGCCGAACAACCGGATCGGCTGGATGGCCACGCTTCGGACGCTCCTGTCGTGCAACGGGTCGGACGCCTGCAGTCTAGGCGGGTCAGCCCAGCTCGACCGGGTCGATCTGGACGCGCACGGCCCCAGGCGATTTGCGGGCGCTGCGCACCCCGGCCGCCGCCCGCAGCATGGTGGACAACGCCGCACCCTGGGCGCGATGCACGCGCAGCACGGCGCGGACGGTAGGCGGTTCTGAGCCGTGGACCGGCGTCGGCCCGAGCATGTCGACCCAGTCGGGCAACTCGGCCAGCTGCAGCAGTTCGGCGACCGAGTCCGCGACCCCGGACACCGTCGCCACCCGCACCGCGGGCGGGAACGCGGCCGCTGCCCGGTCGGCCAGCTCTCGGGTCGCGAACCCGAACGGGTCCCACCGCACGAGGGCCTGTGCGGCCGGCGACGTCGACTCCGCGACCAGCACCACCGGTGCACCGGGACGAGCCAGCGCGGCCGCGTTCAGCCAGCGACGCAACGTCTCCTCGGCGACCCGCAGGTCGGGACGGCCCAGCATCAGTTGGCCGTCCAGCAGCAGCACCGCTGCGTACCCGCCCTCAACGGCCGGTTCGGCACCCGGCGTGGCCACGATCAGCGCCGGGCCGGCCGGCCCGCCGCCGGGGTTGTCCCCGTCGACCCAGCGCACGACCGCGCCGGGGAACGCCCGGCCGAGCTCCTCGGCCGTCCGTTGCGTCCCGACCACCGCAGCCCGGAAGGTCCTGGCGTCGCAGTCCTGACAGTGCCAGTCGGTGGCGTCGCGACCGCACCACGAACAGCGCGCGGGCCCCCGGGCCGACGCCAGCCCCAACGGACCGCCGCAGTGGCCGCACCGGGCGGCGGCCCGGCACCGGACGCAGGCGACCACCGGCAGGTAGCCCCGGCGCGGCACCTGGACCAGAACCGGACCCTCGGCCAGGCCGGCACGCGCGGTCTGCCAGGCGACGCTGGGCAGCCGGGCCGCCCGGGCGGCCTCGTCGCGGCTGAGTTCGGCATCCGCCCCGGCGATCCGCACCATCGGTTGCCGGGCACGGAGGGTGTCACGGTTCGGGATCAGCATCTTGGCCCAACCGGTCTGGATGAGCCCGGCTGCCTCCGCGGTCACCCCGTGGCCGCCGAACAGCGCGGCGGCACCGAAGTTGTGGGCCCGTAGGCACAGCACCTCGCGCACGTGCGGGTAGGGCGCCCGGGGCTCGGCGTGCAGGTCGTCGCCGTCGTCCCAGCAGACGACCAGGCCGAGGTCGGCCACCGGGGCGAACATGGCCGCCCGGGTCCCGATCACGACCCGGACCTGGCCCCGGCGCACCGCCAGCCACCGGCGGTAGCGCTCGGCCGGGCCGAGGTCGGCGGTCAACGAGAGGTGGCGCTCCCGGCCCAGCAGCACCTCCAGGGCGGCGCCGAGCGGGGCCAGGTCTCGCTGGTCCGGGACGACGACCAGCGCGCCCCGACCGGCTGCGGCACAGGTGGCGACCGCCGCGGCGATCGGCGTCGCCCACGGCGTGGCAGGCAGCGCCGCCCAGACCGCGCGGGCGGGCCGCCCCTGCGCCAGGGCCCGGACGAACTCCGGGCCGGGCTCGTAGTCGGCCCACGCGGCGGCCCACCCCCGGTCGAGTGGCAACGCGGGCGCCGACGTCCGGTCGGCCTCCTGCTCGACGCGGGCGTGCCGGGGTGGGACCGCCAGCCGCAGCACGTCGGCCAGGGTCCCCGACCAACGGGCCGCGACCTCGCGGGCCAACTCCAGGATCTCCGGGCTGAGCACGGGCTCCGGGGAGACGACCCGCTGCAGGCGGGCCAGCACGCCGGGGTGCTCGCTGGTCGCGACCCGTCCGACCAGGAATCCGTCGACTGCCTGCCCGGCGAAGCGCACCTTCACCCGCACGCCGGGTTGCGCGGCCTCGGCCATCTCCTCGGGGACCAGGTAGTCGAACGGGCGGTCCAGGTGCGGCAACGGCACATCGACCGCGACCCGGGCGACCGACAGTTCGGCGGCGACGCTCACCGGCTTCGGCGGCTTGGCGGACTTGGTCTCCTGGCGCAGCAACTCGAGCTGCTCGCCGTCGTCGCTCACGGTCCAGACCTCCAC is part of the Sporichthyaceae bacterium genome and encodes:
- the hisG gene encoding ATP phosphoribosyltransferase — protein: MLRIAVPNKGSLAEPAAAMLREAGYRQRGDGRELVLADPANNVEFFFLRPRDIAIYVGSGRLDVGITGRDLLLDSGAPAEEVLALGFAASTFRYAALPGVGKSVKDFNGQRVATSFPGLVAKHLADHGVSAEVIRLDGAVEVSIQLGVADVIADVVETGTTLRQAGLEIIGEEILRSEAVLIRRAGAAADATFDQLLRRLQGVLVARRYVMMDYDVPISAVDAAVKLTPGIESPTVSPLRDPAWVAVRAMVPRGDAQQIMDDLWDVGARAILVTDIHACRL
- a CDS encoding phosphoribosyl-ATP diphosphatase, coding for MLPKSFEDLFAELTSKAATGDPASGTVRALNAGVHSIGKKVVEEAAEVWMAAEYEGREKTAEEISQLLYHLQVLMLATGLSLQDVYAHL
- the ribH gene encoding 6,7-dimethyl-8-ribityllumazine synthase, translated to MSGGGAPAPKTIDGSRLRVAVVAAQWHAEVMGGLLAGAQRALVEASVAEPTVLRVPGTFELPVAARRLAASHDAVVALGVVVRGGTPHFEYVCQAATIGLTQVSVDTGVPVGFGVLTCDTDAQAYDRSGLPGAKEDKGYEATQAALLTALALRDYPR
- a CDS encoding bifunctional 3,4-dihydroxy-2-butanone-4-phosphate synthase/GTP cyclohydrolase II; this translates as MSEPSAVPGEPHRSGYPGVIGPDSADEAARAERPKPSVVRPLRTVEFDTIERAVADIAAGKAVLVVDDEDRENEGDLVFAAAKATPELLAFMIRHTSGVVCVPMPATDLDRLDLPPMTVVNQDRKKTAYTVSVDARDGVSTGISAADRAHTIKVLVDSATEPWELTRPGHVFPLRAVEGGVLRRPGHTEASVDLAQLAGLTPAGVICEVVNEDGTMSRLPQLVEFAREHDLALISIEDLITYRRRLESRVVRLAVTRLPTVGGEFRAYAYADRTRDGLPVPEEDEHVALVKGEVHGGENILVRIHSECLTGDAFGSLRCDCGPQLRSALTRIEAEGQGIVVYLRGHEGRGIGLAHKLRAYELQDAGHDTVDANLHLGLPVDARDYGVGARILADLGVRSVRLITNNPGKCAGLEAYGMTVAARVPSYISPSPENEHYLRTKRERMGHALPTWDQCGESGDPYDGGGEWT
- a CDS encoding riboflavin synthase, with product MFTGIVEELGEVVGLEQLPDDAARLSIRAATVVGDAERGASIAVNGVCLTVVEHGPEGFTADVMRETLQRSSLAQIELGARVNLERAVTLSTRMGGHLVQGHVDGVGVVRSRNPHPHWAVVEIDAPPHLLRYVVEKGSITVDGVSLTVAGVSDRSFTVSLIPTTMELTTLGLREPGDAVNLEVDVLAKYVERLLTPGTAQ
- the ribD gene encoding bifunctional diaminohydroxyphosphoribosylaminopyrimidine deaminase/5-amino-6-(5-phosphoribosylamino)uracil reductase RibD, yielding MANQAELAAMRRALELAARGIGATSPNPVVGAVLLDAAGAVVGEGYHRQAGGPHAEVEALAVAGARARGATCVLTLEPCNHTGRTGPCVQALLAAGVARVVYAVPDPNPTAAGGAATLQGAGVQTEAGVLAAEAELVNEAWLTSARLGRPFVTWKYAASLDGRTAAVDGSSRWITSSEARADAHRLRAQSDAVLVGSGTVLADDPQLAVRKAQVTLRQPLRVVLDARVRTPAAARVLDDAAPTLVLVAQALEAGAAADGLRAAGAEVLGVPAGPAGTGLDLPAVLAVLHAKGVVSALLEGGAHLAGSFLRAGLIDRVIGYVAPVLIGGDGLPTLAGAGAPDIDSAPRLRLDHTVQIGSDVRLTARPIRGARE
- the rpe gene encoding ribulose-phosphate 3-epimerase, which encodes MQISPSILSADFARLAQECERVAGHADWLHVDVMDNHFVPNLTLGLPIVEALLKTVSTPVDCHLMIADPDRWAPAYAEAGAGSVTFHVEAAHAPSRLARTIRRAGARAGCALKPATPLESCTEFLDELDMLLLMTVEPGFGGQEFLDFVVPKIRRARQLIDGRDLALWLQVDGGVGPATIERCAQAGADVFVAGSAVYNAEDPVAAIARLRAAAEAAAAPR
- a CDS encoding APC family permease; the protein is MSKLRQIPKRLFLGAPVRSERLGHAVLPKRVALPVFASDALSSVAYAPQEIFIVLSLAGVSFYHYSAWIAGAVVLMMTTVVASYRQNVHAYPSGGGDYEVATTNLGVNAGIVVASALIVDYVLTVAVSIAAGVDNLGSAIPFVVDHKVSVSLLLVLVLTMMNLRGIREAGMAFAIPTYAFMVGVIVLVGVGLFRAVVLRQDLRAPTAHYSVVPTQTHLAGFALVFLILRAFSSGCAALTGVEAISNGVPAFKPPKSKNAATTLTLMGSIAVTMFAGLVALGLMTHVRIAESPATDLLIDGKPAGPTYTQDPIIAQVAAAVFGKDSAPFIYLAAVTALILILAANTAFNGFPVLASILSRDELAPRQLHRRGDRLAFSNGIAVLAILAGFLIYVFNADVTKLIQLYIIGVFVSFTLSQTGMVRHWTRLLRTETDPKARRAMFRSRIINATGLTLSALVLVIVLITKFTHGAYLVCIAMPILFALMRSIKRHYTKVKAELQPPPDAMTLPSNIHGVVLVSKLHTPTLKALAFARATRPSTLTALTVNNRPEATAALLEEWAVRGVPIPLTVLDSPYRDLTGPVLEYIRDIRKSSPRDVVCVFVPEYVVGRWWEQILHNQSAFRLKARLLYEPGVMVTNVPWQLRSARRDAPPAPAAVDTAPGKVGG
- a CDS encoding transcription antitermination factor NusB, which produces MSRGRRRPEVATDVVKPRNSDPARRTAFDLLRTVRERDAYANLALPRLITERGLSVRDAAFATELGYGALRSCGTYDAVIDACIDRAGDRVDPGVRDVLRLGAHQLLAMRTPPHAAVSASVDLCRATIGQSPAGFVNAVLRKVGAADLDGWTDRLAAASGPDPAARLAFRHGHPEWVVRAFADALDGDWNDTALALAADNLAPRVTLAARPGRCTQEELVAAGLTATTWSPHGAVLSAGAPGSLAVVRSGAAGVQDEGSQLVAAALAAAPLTGRDELWLDACAGPGGKAALLHGLATQRGAHLLAAELAPHRARLVAGALAGAGPAWVVTADATAPPWPDATFDRVLLDVPCSGLGALRRRPEARWRRQPADVGRLFDLQRVLLERALVAVRPGGLVGYVTCSPHRVETVGVVHAVRESAARSGRRTELLDACALLPELPNPGPAPFVQLWPHRHGTDAMFLALLRRES